Proteins from a genomic interval of Micromonospora sp. NBC_00389:
- a CDS encoding Uma2 family endonuclease gives MAQAAFAPEPAPQHTEPSFDVLRWHDEPWTAQLALDLLPETNGPKVEVLSGSVIVTPHAGIDHQSVERELPYVLHRAARKAGFWVYPEINVLSEDDLFIPDIAVLRNSGGGRTTVPIAEAVLLGEIVSPGNRRKDVIDRPREYAAVGVPFFLRVDLRNRVPTIALFELVDGEYRPLAAAAAGSTFAMREPFEFAIDPAELLDEEAPPEESAGED, from the coding sequence ATGGCCCAGGCAGCGTTCGCGCCGGAGCCGGCGCCGCAGCACACCGAGCCGTCGTTCGACGTGCTGCGGTGGCACGACGAGCCGTGGACAGCGCAGCTCGCCCTTGACCTGTTGCCGGAGACCAACGGCCCCAAGGTTGAGGTCCTGAGCGGAAGCGTGATCGTGACACCACATGCGGGAATCGATCATCAGTCGGTCGAGCGAGAGTTGCCCTACGTGCTGCACCGCGCCGCGCGGAAGGCCGGATTCTGGGTCTACCCGGAGATCAACGTGTTGTCTGAGGATGATCTCTTCATCCCGGACATCGCTGTGCTGCGTAACTCGGGCGGTGGCCGCACGACGGTTCCCATCGCCGAGGCGGTGCTGCTGGGCGAGATCGTTTCACCGGGTAATCGGCGCAAGGACGTGATCGACCGCCCCCGGGAGTACGCGGCCGTCGGGGTGCCCTTCTTCCTCCGGGTGGACCTGCGCAACCGGGTGCCGACCATCGCCCTGTTCGAGTTGGTGGACGGTGAATACCGACCGTTGGCCGCCGCTGCGGCGGGAAGCACCTTCGCCATGCGGGAGCCGTTCGAGTTCGCCATCGATCCGGCGGAGCTGTTGGACGAGGAGGCGCCGCCGGAGGAGTCGGCCGGCGAGGACTGA
- the dxr gene encoding 1-deoxy-D-xylulose-5-phosphate reductoisomerase, whose protein sequence is MTSPRDLVLLGSTGSIGTQAIDIVRRNPDRFRVVALGAGGGNVALLAAQALELGVDAVGVAKASAAQDLQLAFYAEASRRGWATGDFKLPKIVAGPDAMTELAQWPCDIVLNGVVGSLGLAPTLAALRGGRTLALANKESLVAGGPLVKAAVTRPGQIVPVDSEHSALAQCLRSGSRGEVRRLIVTASGGPFRGRGRDELTQVTPEQALAHPTWNMGPVVTINSATMVNKALEVIEAHELFDVPYADITVMVHPQSVIHSMVEFTDGSTIAQASPPDMRLPIALGIGWPDRVPGAAAAVDWTSAHTWEFAPLDDAAFPAVALAKAAGEAGRCRPAIYNAANEECVEAFVAGRLPFLGIVDTLERVLEDAPDFAEPGTVEDVLAAESWARAHAQEIIAGSVEGA, encoded by the coding sequence GTGACTTCCCCCCGCGACCTCGTCCTGCTCGGGTCCACCGGCTCGATCGGCACGCAGGCCATCGACATCGTCCGGCGCAACCCGGACCGGTTCCGGGTGGTGGCGCTCGGCGCCGGTGGCGGCAACGTCGCGCTGCTCGCCGCGCAGGCCCTGGAGCTCGGCGTCGACGCGGTCGGGGTGGCCAAGGCATCCGCCGCGCAGGACCTCCAGCTCGCGTTCTACGCCGAGGCGAGCAGGCGCGGGTGGGCCACCGGCGACTTCAAGCTTCCCAAGATCGTGGCCGGGCCGGACGCGATGACCGAGCTGGCCCAGTGGCCGTGCGACATCGTGCTCAACGGGGTGGTCGGCTCGCTGGGCCTCGCTCCTACGCTGGCCGCGCTGCGCGGTGGTCGTACTCTCGCCCTGGCCAACAAGGAGTCCCTCGTGGCCGGCGGCCCGCTGGTCAAGGCCGCGGTGACGCGGCCGGGGCAGATCGTCCCGGTCGACTCGGAGCACTCGGCGCTGGCCCAGTGCCTGCGTTCCGGGTCACGCGGTGAGGTGCGCCGGCTGATCGTCACCGCCAGCGGCGGCCCGTTCCGGGGCCGGGGCCGCGACGAGTTGACGCAGGTCACACCCGAGCAGGCGCTGGCGCACCCGACCTGGAACATGGGGCCGGTCGTCACGATCAACTCGGCCACGATGGTCAACAAGGCGCTTGAGGTGATCGAGGCGCACGAGCTGTTCGACGTGCCCTACGCCGACATCACCGTGATGGTGCACCCGCAGTCGGTGATCCACTCCATGGTCGAGTTCACCGACGGATCCACGATTGCCCAGGCCAGCCCGCCGGACATGCGGCTGCCCATCGCGCTGGGGATCGGCTGGCCGGACCGGGTGCCCGGGGCCGCCGCCGCGGTCGACTGGACGAGCGCGCACACCTGGGAGTTCGCCCCGCTGGATGACGCCGCGTTCCCGGCGGTGGCGCTGGCCAAGGCCGCCGGGGAGGCCGGGCGCTGCCGCCCGGCGATCTACAACGCGGCGAACGAGGAGTGCGTCGAGGCGTTCGTGGCGGGCCGGCTGCCGTTCCTCGGCATCGTCGACACGCTGGAGCGCGTGTTGGAGGACGCTCCCGACTTCGCCGAACCAGGTACCGTCGAGGACGTGCTCGCGGCCGAGTCGTGGGCACGCGCGCACGCGCAGGAGATCATCGCGGGTTCGGTGGAAGGAGCTTGA
- a CDS encoding M50 family metallopeptidase yields MSYLLGVVLFALAILISVSLHEAGHLLTAKAFGMKVTKYFVGFGPTLWSFKRGETEYGVKGIPLGGFCKIVGMTPQDDDVDPADEPRAMWRYPVWKRTIVMAAGSITHFALALITIWILAVSAGLPNPDFPTTDAQARNEPAVIQLSPCVVPENALRACTPADAASPAAQAQLRDGDRITSVNGTPIGNYGDLLTTLRNLKPGETARIEYVRDGQSGSTSTVLAQTQRPPLDDPKGAAGPVAALGVGLVPSTPTRVTYGPVGAFGATASFTGDLAVGTAQALQRLPQKVPALWTALTGGERDVDTPISVVGASRLGGEAVENNAWLVFFMLFVSLNFFIGVFNLLPLLPVDGGHIAIAWFERARSWIYARIGRADPGRVDYLKLMPFTYVVILIGGAFTLLTIAADVVNPITLFSR; encoded by the coding sequence ATGTCGTACCTGCTCGGGGTGGTCCTCTTCGCCCTGGCCATTCTCATCTCGGTGAGTCTGCACGAGGCGGGGCACCTGCTCACCGCCAAGGCGTTCGGGATGAAGGTCACCAAGTACTTCGTCGGATTCGGCCCCACCCTCTGGTCGTTCAAGCGGGGCGAGACCGAGTACGGCGTCAAGGGCATCCCGCTCGGCGGTTTCTGCAAGATCGTCGGGATGACCCCGCAGGACGACGACGTGGACCCGGCCGACGAGCCGCGGGCGATGTGGCGCTACCCGGTCTGGAAACGGACGATCGTGATGGCCGCGGGGTCGATCACCCACTTCGCGCTCGCCCTGATCACCATCTGGATCCTCGCCGTCTCCGCCGGCCTGCCCAACCCGGACTTCCCGACCACCGACGCGCAGGCCCGCAATGAGCCGGCGGTCATCCAGCTCAGCCCGTGCGTGGTGCCGGAGAACGCGCTGCGGGCATGCACGCCCGCCGACGCGGCCAGCCCCGCCGCCCAGGCGCAACTGCGCGACGGTGACCGGATCACCTCGGTCAATGGCACCCCGATCGGCAACTACGGCGACCTGCTCACCACGCTGCGCAATCTCAAGCCGGGGGAGACCGCGCGGATCGAGTACGTCCGTGACGGGCAGTCGGGCAGCACCAGCACCGTGCTCGCGCAGACCCAGCGTCCGCCCCTGGACGACCCGAAGGGCGCCGCCGGGCCGGTGGCCGCCCTCGGCGTCGGACTCGTCCCCAGCACCCCCACCCGGGTGACGTATGGGCCGGTCGGCGCCTTTGGCGCGACCGCCTCCTTCACCGGCGACCTGGCCGTCGGTACGGCCCAAGCGCTGCAGCGGCTCCCGCAGAAGGTCCCCGCCCTGTGGACCGCCCTCACCGGCGGCGAGCGGGACGTGGACACCCCGATCAGCGTGGTCGGCGCCAGCCGGCTCGGCGGCGAGGCCGTGGAGAACAACGCCTGGCTGGTCTTCTTCATGCTCTTCGTGTCGCTGAACTTCTTCATCGGCGTGTTCAACCTGCTGCCGCTGCTCCCGGTGGACGGCGGCCACATCGCCATCGCCTGGTTCGAACGGGCCCGCTCCTGGATCTACGCGCGGATCGGCCGGGCCGACCCCGGCCGGGTCGACTACCTCAAACTGATGCCCTTCACGTACGTGGTGATCCTGATTGGTGGTGCGTTCACCCTGCTCACCATCGCCGCGGACGTCGTCAACCCGATCACGCTCTTCTCAAGGTGA
- the ispG gene encoding flavodoxin-dependent (E)-4-hydroxy-3-methylbut-2-enyl-diphosphate synthase, which yields MTAISLGMPAVPPPPLAPRRASRQIMVGSVPVGGGAPVSVQSMTTTLTSDVNATLQQIAELTASGCQIVRVAVPSQDDVEALPAIAKKSQLPVIADIHFQPKYVFAAIDAGCAAVRVNPGNIRQFDDKVREIAKAAGDAGVPIRIGVNAGSLDKRLLSKYGKATAEALVESALWECSLFEEHGFRDIKISVKHNDPVVMIRAYRQLAEQCDYPLHLGVTEAGPAFQGTIKSAVAFGALLAEGIGDTIRVSLSAPPVEEIKVGNQILESLGLRERGLEIVSCPSCGRAQVDVYKLAEEVTAGLEGLPVPLRVAVMGCVVNGPGEAREADLGVASGNGKGQIFVKGQVVKTVPEAQIVETLIEEALRIADEMGAELPEELRGLVTGPTVTVH from the coding sequence GTGACCGCAATCAGTCTCGGTATGCCCGCCGTGCCGCCCCCGCCGCTCGCACCACGCCGGGCCAGCCGCCAGATCATGGTCGGCTCGGTCCCGGTCGGTGGCGGTGCGCCGGTGTCCGTGCAGTCGATGACCACCACCCTCACCTCCGACGTCAACGCGACCCTCCAGCAGATCGCCGAGCTGACCGCGTCCGGCTGCCAGATCGTCCGGGTGGCGGTGCCGTCCCAGGACGACGTCGAGGCGCTGCCGGCGATCGCCAAGAAGTCGCAGCTCCCGGTGATCGCCGACATCCACTTCCAGCCCAAGTACGTCTTCGCGGCGATCGACGCGGGCTGCGCGGCGGTCCGGGTCAACCCGGGCAACATCCGCCAGTTCGACGACAAGGTCCGGGAGATCGCCAAGGCCGCCGGTGACGCCGGCGTGCCGATCCGGATCGGCGTCAACGCCGGCTCCCTGGACAAGCGGCTGCTCAGCAAGTACGGCAAGGCCACCGCCGAGGCGCTGGTCGAGTCGGCGCTGTGGGAGTGCTCGCTGTTCGAGGAGCACGGCTTCCGGGACATCAAGATCTCGGTCAAGCACAACGACCCGGTCGTGATGATCCGGGCGTACCGGCAGTTGGCCGAGCAGTGCGACTACCCGCTACACCTGGGCGTCACCGAGGCCGGCCCGGCCTTCCAGGGCACCATCAAGTCGGCGGTCGCCTTCGGCGCCCTGCTCGCCGAGGGGATCGGCGACACCATCCGGGTGTCACTCTCCGCCCCGCCGGTCGAGGAGATCAAGGTCGGCAACCAGATCCTGGAGTCGCTGGGGTTGCGCGAGCGGGGCCTGGAGATCGTCTCCTGCCCGTCCTGTGGGCGGGCCCAGGTGGACGTCTACAAGCTCGCCGAGGAGGTCACCGCCGGTCTGGAAGGGCTGCCGGTGCCGCTGCGGGTGGCCGTGATGGGCTGCGTCGTCAACGGTCCGGGCGAGGCCCGCGAGGCCGACCTCGGCGTCGCCTCCGGCAACGGCAAGGGCCAGATCTTCGTCAAGGGGCAGGTCGTCAAGACGGTGCCCGAGGCGCAGATCGTGGAGACGCTCATCGAGGAGGCGCTCCGGATCGCCGACGAGATGGGTGCCGAGCTGCCCGAGGAGTTGCGCGGGCTGGTCACCGGCCCGACCGTCACCGTGCACTGA
- a CDS encoding PadR family transcriptional regulator yields the protein MRFHRDQHPMHEARRRGFGFPPGPHGHGHGGPGGPWGGRGRGRGRGRRPNVRGTVLALLTERPMHGYEMIQEIDSRTGGAWRPSPGSIYPTLQLLEDEGVIVASTEESGGGRKRFAVTEAGQAEATEAAQTPPWAEFAEDTVNSWHDIRDAGTQAMSALRQVMMNGTDDQRERAAKVLDETRRKLYAILAESE from the coding sequence ATGAGATTCCATCGAGATCAGCACCCGATGCACGAGGCTCGGAGGCGCGGCTTCGGCTTCCCGCCCGGCCCGCACGGCCATGGCCACGGCGGACCCGGCGGCCCCTGGGGTGGGCGCGGCCGGGGACGGGGTCGGGGTCGACGCCCGAACGTCCGGGGCACGGTGCTGGCACTGCTCACCGAGCGGCCGATGCACGGCTACGAGATGATCCAGGAGATCGACTCCCGCACCGGCGGGGCCTGGCGGCCGAGCCCTGGCTCGATCTACCCCACCCTCCAACTGCTGGAGGACGAGGGGGTGATCGTCGCCAGCACGGAGGAGTCCGGCGGCGGACGGAAGCGGTTCGCGGTCACCGAGGCCGGTCAGGCCGAGGCCACCGAGGCCGCGCAGACCCCACCGTGGGCGGAGTTCGCCGAGGACACGGTGAACAGCTGGCACGACATCCGTGACGCCGGTACGCAGGCGATGAGCGCGCTGCGCCAGGTGATGATGAACGGCACCGACGACCAGCGGGAGCGGGCCGCCAAGGTGCTCGACGAGACCCGGCGCAAGCTGTACGCGATCCTCGCCGAATCCGAGTGA
- a CDS encoding MFS transporter, which yields MRLLPPPGPARTLTLGTLVKTVGRGLWLVASALFLTRSVGLSPTQVGVGLTISALVGVLASAPSGYLADRIGPRGAQVGGLIAAGTLTAGLITVRSFVAFLAVGAATALADAVERGARGALIAGVIPADQRVHTRAYLRATTNVGISVGAVLGGFAIAADTRAGYVALILTAAAASLAAAVVFLRLPTVAPVAAPTHGPRLIALRDRPFLAFTLLDGLMSMHFSLLTIALPLWIAGHTRAPAWMISGLTLVNTVLVVLLQVRAARSAVTLPGAARASRRAGVAIALACVLFAASGSLPTAAAVALLCCGSLAHVIGELWHSAAGWGISFGLAPANAQGQYQGAYGMGYELGKMLAPVVVTSLALGWGIPGWLLLGGLFLLLGALVPPVVRWAGRTRPTSLPAEPVPV from the coding sequence ATGCGCCTGCTTCCTCCACCGGGCCCGGCCCGGACCCTCACCCTCGGCACCCTGGTCAAGACCGTCGGTCGGGGCCTCTGGCTGGTCGCCAGCGCGCTCTTCCTCACCCGGTCGGTCGGCCTCTCACCGACCCAGGTGGGCGTCGGGCTGACCATCTCGGCGCTGGTCGGCGTACTCGCCAGCGCGCCGAGCGGCTACCTCGCCGACCGCATCGGGCCGCGCGGCGCACAGGTCGGAGGGCTGATCGCCGCCGGCACCCTGACCGCCGGCCTGATCACCGTCCGGTCGTTCGTCGCCTTCCTGGCGGTGGGCGCCGCCACGGCACTCGCCGACGCGGTCGAGCGCGGCGCCCGGGGCGCGCTGATCGCCGGCGTGATCCCCGCCGACCAGCGGGTGCACACCCGCGCCTACCTGAGGGCCACCACCAACGTCGGCATCTCCGTCGGCGCCGTCCTCGGCGGCTTCGCCATCGCCGCCGACACCCGCGCCGGGTACGTCGCGCTGATCCTGACCGCAGCGGCCGCGTCGCTGGCCGCGGCGGTGGTCTTCCTCCGGCTGCCCACCGTCGCGCCGGTCGCCGCCCCGACCCACGGACCCCGGCTGATCGCCCTGCGGGACCGCCCGTTCCTCGCGTTCACCCTGCTCGACGGGCTGATGTCCATGCACTTCAGCCTGCTCACCATCGCCCTGCCGCTGTGGATCGCCGGGCACACCCGGGCACCGGCCTGGATGATCTCCGGGTTGACGCTGGTCAACACTGTGCTGGTGGTGCTCCTCCAGGTACGCGCCGCGCGCAGCGCCGTCACCCTGCCGGGAGCCGCCCGCGCCTCCCGTCGGGCGGGGGTGGCCATCGCGCTGGCCTGCGTACTCTTCGCCGCCAGCGGCTCGCTGCCCACGGCGGCCGCCGTCGCTCTCCTCTGCTGCGGGTCGCTGGCGCACGTGATCGGGGAGCTGTGGCATTCCGCCGCCGGATGGGGGATCTCCTTCGGGCTGGCGCCGGCCAACGCGCAGGGGCAGTACCAGGGGGCATACGGCATGGGGTACGAACTGGGCAAGATGCTCGCCCCGGTCGTCGTGACCAGCCTCGCGCTCGGCTGGGGCATACCGGGCTGGCTGCTGCTCGGCGGGCTGTTCCTCCTACTTGGTGCCCTGGTGCCCCCGGTCGTCCGGTGGGCCGGCCGCACCCGACCGACCAGCCTTCCTGCCGAGCCCGTGCCCGTCTGA
- a CDS encoding GNAT family N-acetyltransferase, which produces MLTVPVRQLGESERRAVERLLDLDPFAGAQVAERIAARGLSWWRAEGRILGYGARRNLESLCWLGGNLTPVLATEPAISAFADLLAGEERLCSSIVGRADAVLGLWDRLSDAWGPARDVRPNQPLLATDTLPAVPADPEVRQVRAGEVDRLFPASVAMYTEEVGVSPLAEDAGRSYRRRVNDLVRAGRAYARFVDGKVVFKAELAVVTKRTAQVQGVWVAPEWRGRGMATAAMAAVVRDALLRVAPTVSLYVNDFNLPARRVYERCGFQPIGTLATVLF; this is translated from the coding sequence GTGCTGACGGTGCCGGTACGGCAACTGGGAGAATCGGAGCGCCGCGCGGTCGAGCGACTGCTCGACTTGGACCCCTTCGCGGGCGCGCAGGTCGCCGAGCGCATCGCCGCGCGCGGGCTCTCCTGGTGGCGGGCCGAGGGCAGAATCCTGGGGTACGGCGCACGGCGCAACCTCGAATCACTCTGCTGGCTCGGCGGCAACCTGACCCCCGTACTCGCCACCGAACCAGCCATCTCCGCCTTCGCCGATCTCCTCGCCGGCGAGGAGAGGCTCTGCTCCTCCATCGTCGGCCGGGCGGACGCCGTCCTCGGCCTCTGGGACCGCCTCTCCGACGCCTGGGGCCCGGCCCGGGACGTCCGCCCCAACCAGCCGCTGCTGGCCACCGACACGCTGCCGGCCGTACCGGCCGACCCGGAGGTACGCCAGGTTCGCGCCGGTGAGGTCGACCGGCTCTTTCCGGCATCGGTGGCCATGTACACCGAGGAGGTCGGCGTCTCCCCGCTGGCCGAGGACGCCGGACGCAGCTACCGCCGGCGCGTCAACGACCTGGTCCGCGCCGGTCGGGCGTACGCCCGGTTCGTCGACGGCAAGGTCGTGTTCAAGGCCGAGCTGGCCGTGGTGACCAAGCGGACCGCGCAGGTCCAGGGCGTCTGGGTGGCTCCGGAGTGGCGGGGCCGGGGGATGGCAACCGCCGCGATGGCCGCCGTCGTACGCGACGCCCTGCTGCGGGTCGCCCCGACCGTCAGCCTGTACGTCAACGACTTCAACCTGCCAGCGCGCCGGGTCTACGAGCGCTGCGGCTTCCAGCCGATCGGCACCCTCGCCACGGTCCTCTTCTGA